One Deferribacterota bacterium genomic window, ACCATCTACATTTTCAGCCTCAACAATTACTACTTTAGCTCCTTCATTGACTAATGTTCTTACAATTTCTGAGCCAATACCACCTGCACCACCAGTAACAACTGCAACCTTATTATCAAATTTCATATATCAACCTCCTTTTTTTATCTCCAAACTTGCGAAGTTAGGAGATTTTTGAGTTAGACTATTTTATTTTCTTTAAGATAACTTATCTCTTTCTCATTATATCCTAATGATTTTAAGATCAATTCTGTATGTTCACCTAACATTGGAGAATAAGATTTAATCTTTTGTTTAGTTTTTGAAAATTTTATTGGCAATGCTATCTGTTTTACTTTGCCTTCTATAGGATGATCAACTTCCATTATCATTTCCCTTTCCTTAAACAATCTATCTTCTAGTGTTTCTTGAATAGAATAAACTGGTGTTATACATGTATCTACACCTTCAAAGAGCTCAATCCATTCATCCCTATTTTTCTCTTTAAAAATTTTTTGAATCTCTTCTCTTAGATTTTCTTTCTTCTCCTCAATAATATTAGATGCGTACTCTTCAATTAGATCTTTTCTACCAACTGTTTCACAAAAGTTTTTCCAGAATTTATATTCAAGATTTCCCATTGAGATATACTTTCCATCCTTTGTCTCATATACGTTATAGTTGGGCAACCCACCTCTTAAATCTAATATAGGCATATTTTTACTTTCTACTAAATAACTTGCAATGTTAACAATATTATATGAGAGCATACAATCTGTCATTGAAATATCAATATATTGACCTTCGCCACTTTTACCTCTTGCTATTATAGCAGCCAAGATAGAGAGTGCTGAGTAAACCCCTATAGTCATATCAGCAATGGGTATTCCTGGGATAACAGGTTTATCTAAGCCTGTTTTACCTAAGATACCAGCAATACTAATATAATTAATATCATGCCCTGGTTTTTTACTATATGAACCATATTGTCCATATCCAGTAGCTGCACAGTAAATAAGTTTAGGGTTAACTTCTTTTAATCGTTCATAACCTAGGCCAAGTTTTTCCATAACCTTAGGTCTAAAACCTTCAAAAACAACATCATATTTCTTTACTAAATCTAAAAATATCTCTTTGCCTTTTTCTTTTTTTAAATCTAATGTCATACTCTTTTTATTTCTATTTAACATTAGAAATATAATATTTTCTTTTTTGTTTTTAGGAGGCATATCTCTCATATAATCGCCACGCCCTGGCTCTTCAATCTTTAATATGTCTGC contains:
- a CDS encoding CaiB/BaiF CoA-transferase family protein, with protein sequence MEALEGIKILDLGRLLPFEYTTVILGDLGADILKIEEPGRGDYMRDMPPKNKKENIIFLMLNRNKKSMTLDLKKEKGKEIFLDLVKKYDVVFEGFRPKVMEKLGLGYERLKEVNPKLIYCAATGYGQYGSYSKKPGHDINYISIAGILGKTGLDKPVIPGIPIADMTIGVYSALSILAAIIARGKSGEGQYIDISMTDCMLSYNIVNIASYLVESKNMPILDLRGGLPNYNVYETKDGKYISMGNLEYKFWKNFCETVGRKDLIEEYASNIIEEKKENLREEIQKIFKEKNRDEWIELFEGVDTCITPVYSIQETLEDRLFKEREMIMEVDHPIEGKVKQIALPIKFSKTKQKIKSYSPMLGEHTELILKSLGYNEKEISYLKENKIV